The DNA region AAGGGAGAAGTCGTCTATGAGGAGAAATCAAACGCAGAGGCTCCTCCGCTTAAGGACTATTCCAAAGAGGAACTGGATCGCATCCATCTGATGAACATCGTCTGGGATGAGCAGATCAAGCCGGGCGAAGCCGCCGCCATTTATATTGTCCCGAATAATCCGAACCACGTCATCGATATCAAATCCACCCCGCACGCCGTCAAGGATTTTGACAAGCTGACAAGCATGGTGAACGTGCCGGGCGTGCCGCTGGCCAGGGAGCTCTCCGGTTCAGACAAATATTCGTTCAAAAACGCCAGCGTGCACATGGAGCGCGAGACTGACGCAAAGCCGCTGACCGAGCAGGAAAAAGCCGACATCGCGAAGAAGCTGCTGGCGAAGGCCAAAGCCTCGGGCAAGGATTACGCCCTGATGCCGATACAGTTTACGGACAACTTCTGGTTATCAACCGTCTATTACACCAGCGGTAACAAGGAGGTGTCCCTGACCATTCTGAATAACGGGGACCACGGCAGCGTGACCTCCTATTGGGACGAAAGTACGGATATGATCAACCGGAAGATCAAGATCAACGGACAGGACGTGCTGCAAAAAACATGGAACGACGGAAGCACGGCGCAGCTGGACTGGGCTTATGAGGATCCAAGTACCGGACACCGCTACATGTATACGCTCAGCTCCATGGAGGGAGATGTCCCGGCCGAAGAACTGATCCGCATCGCCGAAACGATCATTCCGAAGGCGGCTTCCAAGTAAGCAGACAGCGTATATATGTTACTCGTCACCTTAAAATCATAGGCGCTGCTTAAGCGAATCGTTATACTAATCCAGCTCCTCCCTTCAGGAAGCACCGTACGAACTACACCTATATAGATATAGAGAAAAAAACGCGGCGGCCCGGGCATCGGGACATGAAGCAGGCGCCGTGCTCGAAGCCGGCCCAGGCGG from Paenibacillus ihbetae includes:
- a CDS encoding DUF4367 domain-containing protein, coding for MKNKVSILFITGMLLTASTGFAAVKYHALTNGKGEVVYEEKSNAEAPPLKDYSKEELDRIHLMNIVWDEQIKPGEAAAIYIVPNNPNHVIDIKSTPHAVKDFDKLTSMVNVPGVPLARELSGSDKYSFKNASVHMERETDAKPLTEQEKADIAKKLLAKAKASGKDYALMPIQFTDNFWLSTVYYTSGNKEVSLTILNNGDHGSVTSYWDESTDMINRKIKINGQDVLQKTWNDGSTAQLDWAYEDPSTGHRYMYTLSSMEGDVPAEELIRIAETIIPKAASK